The sequence CAATAGATGCACCGTAGGGGTGGGGCGGTCCAGAGCACCGGCCAAAACCCTTCTCGACCTGTAGGCCCTCAATCGGAATGTCCCGTTCCGCTGTGGCAACCTGCGCATTCTCAGCACGTCTTATTCAGACCATGCGGAGTGGGATCGTCTCCAGGTCCTCCTATGCGCTGGCCAAACCAAGACGGCATGGTCAGACCTCGTTTCACGGGCATATTGATCCTGCTCGGCGATCAACTGGAATAGTCTGGCCACAGGTAGGGCGGGATGTCGGGGGTGCACCGTGCAGAGCAGTGACTCAGATGGAGTCGTTCAGGCCAGCGGGACTCCGCTGGGCTCGCTTTTTAGCCAGGTGGGCGGGCTTCGATTCAAGCGCGAAAAGGTCCCTGCGCGCACGTCAGGAGCGATTCGCATCGTGGTGCCCCGCGACATCGGACACGACGGTTCACTTGCCGCCCCCGATCCGACGAGCAGTTGGGTGGTGCCTCCGGATAGCCTGCCGCGGCTCGAGGCCGGCGACATGATCGCGACTGAAGTTCTCGCCGCGGACGGCAGCATCAGGGCCGCAGTGGTTACAGAGGCAGACCTACCAGCTGTTGCGAGTGACAGCGTGCTGGTGCTGCGTTCCCACGAGCCACTCGATCCCGGGTACGTGCGGTGGGTTCTTGCCTTCTTGCGCTCGTCGGACCTCCGGGCGATCGCTATCGGAACAGTCGGAATCGTCCGTGTGAAGCGGAGCGATCTGGTCAACCTCGAAATTCCGCCCCTGAATGACGCTCTAGCTGCGGCCTTGGACGATCTGGCCATCGTCCGAGAGCGGATGAGCGATTGGCAACGTGCCGCTACTCAGCTACTCCAGTCGGCGTTCCGTGACCGCAACGTCGTTCAGGCGCGTGAGCGGATCATCGCTTCTGGACAGACGCTGCGGCTGCGAGTCGAAGCAGCGACGCAGCTGGATGAGTTCGGCTACATCATCCGTACACGTTTCCCATTTCCGATCGCCGCGCGTTGGCGAGAAGTGGAAGTGCGGATGAGCGCCGGCGAACCGAAGGAAGCCTATGAGGCGGTGCTCGCCACGGCCGAGATCCTGTGTGGCTACAGTGCCCTGATAGTCGCGGCGCTCGCCCGTGAGGCGGGCATCGAACTCAGCTCCGTTCGCGCTATCCGGGAGAAACTGGCAGGGGGGCGCACAGGTCCCGGGTTCGGGGAATGGGTTGCGGTTCTTGAGGAGATCGTCAGCGGACGTAAGCGGAGAACGCTACCTGCGGAACACCCCCTACACGAGTTCGGTTCCCTGCTCTCAGGTTCCGAGACCGTAGCAGCACGCAAGCGGCTCTACGATCAGCGCAATGCCGTGGCGCACCACCGCGGCCCCGATCACGTAGAACTTCCTGCTGCCCTGAGCAGCGCTCACGCTGATCTATCCAAGCTGTTGGACCGGGCACGCTTTCTCGCCGACCTGCGCCTGGCGTACTTCACGGACGTGCGATGGGATCAGTTGCTAGGGTCCGCGACTGTGGACTACCGGAGCATGATGGGGGACCACCCGGTAGTCCCGACCAACATCATGTCGAGCAGCCGCAACGACCTTGAGCCCGACAGCCTGTATCTGATTGACCGCGAGCACGGACTGCATCTCCTGCGTCCATTTCTGATTGGCCGCCCGTGCCCAAGGTGCCGGAACTGGTCAACCTTTCATGTTGATCAAGTTCCTCGCAGCGGGGCTGTACTGAAAAGCCTTGACCATAGTCACA is a genomic window of Streptomyces sp. Edi2 containing:
- a CDS encoding restriction endonuclease subunit S; translation: MQSSDSDGVVQASGTPLGSLFSQVGGLRFKREKVPARTSGAIRIVVPRDIGHDGSLAAPDPTSSWVVPPDSLPRLEAGDMIATEVLAADGSIRAAVVTEADLPAVASDSVLVLRSHEPLDPGYVRWVLAFLRSSDLRAIAIGTVGIVRVKRSDLVNLEIPPLNDALAAALDDLAIVRERMSDWQRAATQLLQSAFRDRNVVQARERIIASGQTLRLRVEAATQLDEFGYIIRTRFPFPIAARWREVEVRMSAGEPKEAYEAVLATAEILCGYSALIVAALAREAGIELSSVRAIREKLAGGRTGPGFGEWVAVLEEIVSGRKRRTLPAEHPLHEFGSLLSGSETVAARKRLYDQRNAVAHHRGPDHVELPAALSSAHADLSKLLDRARFLADLRLAYFTDVRWDQLLGSATVDYRSMMGDHPVVPTNIMSSSRNDLEPDSLYLIDREHGLHLLRPFLIGRPCPRCRNWSTFHVDQVPRSGAVLKSLDHSHTLPDAAVGVSLSAVGLI